A single window of Dermacentor albipictus isolate Rhodes 1998 colony chromosome 1, USDA_Dalb.pri_finalv2, whole genome shotgun sequence DNA harbors:
- the LOC135903551 gene encoding cuticle protein 10.9-like isoform X3, translated as MLLKEADVPYTVNYDHTDEHGTRIYRLEITDADNVRMGTYGYMDAKGLYRQVHYLADATGVHVFVCTNEPGTETSYPADAVIHMHHWEKVEPDSTLGRLLARLPPVTPPPTVLAEAKKKKRAPQKHSVYAQA; from the exons ATGCTTCTAAAG GAGGCGGACGTTCCGTACACTGTCAACTACGACCACACGGACGAGCACGGTACGCGCATCTACAGGCTGGAGATCACGGACGCCGACAACGTGCGGATGGGCACGTACGGCTACATGGACGCCAAGGGCCTGTACCGCCAGGTGCACTACCTGGCTGACGCCACGGGCGTGCACGTGTTCGTGTGCACCAACGAACCCGGCACCGAGACCTCGTACCCCGCCGACGCGGTCATCCACATGCACCACTGGGAGAAGGTTGAACCGGACTCGACGCTCGGAAGGCTGCTCGCCAGGCTGCCGCCAGTCACTCCACCGCCGACTGTTCTCGCTGAAGCCAAGAAAAAGAAGAGGGCACCACAGAAGCACAGCGTATACGCACAAGCGTAA
- the LOC135903551 gene encoding cuticle protein 10.9-like isoform X2: MRRAADVNEADVPYTVNYDHTDEHGTRIYRLEITDADNVRMGTYGYMDAKGLYRQVHYLADATGVHVFVCTNEPGTETSYPADAVIHMHHWEKVEPDSTLGRLLARLPPVTPPPTVLAEAKKKKRAPQKHSVYAQA, from the exons ATGAGGAGGGCCGCTGATGTCAAT GAGGCGGACGTTCCGTACACTGTCAACTACGACCACACGGACGAGCACGGTACGCGCATCTACAGGCTGGAGATCACGGACGCCGACAACGTGCGGATGGGCACGTACGGCTACATGGACGCCAAGGGCCTGTACCGCCAGGTGCACTACCTGGCTGACGCCACGGGCGTGCACGTGTTCGTGTGCACCAACGAACCCGGCACCGAGACCTCGTACCCCGCCGACGCGGTCATCCACATGCACCACTGGGAGAAGGTTGAACCGGACTCGACGCTCGGAAGGCTGCTCGCCAGGCTGCCGCCAGTCACTCCACCGCCGACTGTTCTCGCTGAAGCCAAGAAAAAGAAGAGGGCACCACAGAAGCACAGCGTATACGCACAAGCGTAA
- the LOC135903551 gene encoding cuticle protein 10.9-like isoform X1, with protein sequence MLLKILVVCAVSAALVQGHLMRRAADVNEADVPYTVNYDHTDEHGTRIYRLEITDADNVRMGTYGYMDAKGLYRQVHYLADATGVHVFVCTNEPGTETSYPADAVIHMHHWEKVEPDSTLGRLLARLPPVTPPPTVLAEAKKKKRAPQKHSVYAQA encoded by the exons ATGCTTCTAAAG ATTCTTGTGGTGTGTGCAGTGTCTGCTGCGTTGGTTCAGGGTCATCTCATGAGGAGGGCCGCTGATGTCAAT GAGGCGGACGTTCCGTACACTGTCAACTACGACCACACGGACGAGCACGGTACGCGCATCTACAGGCTGGAGATCACGGACGCCGACAACGTGCGGATGGGCACGTACGGCTACATGGACGCCAAGGGCCTGTACCGCCAGGTGCACTACCTGGCTGACGCCACGGGCGTGCACGTGTTCGTGTGCACCAACGAACCCGGCACCGAGACCTCGTACCCCGCCGACGCGGTCATCCACATGCACCACTGGGAGAAGGTTGAACCGGACTCGACGCTCGGAAGGCTGCTCGCCAGGCTGCCGCCAGTCACTCCACCGCCGACTGTTCTCGCTGAAGCCAAGAAAAAGAAGAGGGCACCACAGAAGCACAGCGTATACGCACAAGCGTAA